The Candidatus Nanosynbacter sp. HMT-352 region CAACAAAAACCCCAAGAGTAAAGACTTTATCGTGATCTGGACCTTCTTCGCTCAGGACTTTATATACCGGCGTTTGATTGTCAACTCGCTGAGAAATCTCCTGCAAATATGACTTCGGATCACGCCAACTGCCAGACTCCAAAATTCCATCCAACTTAACAATTATATGCTTGTGAATAAAATCGCGAGCATCATCAAAGCCACGCTCCAAATAAATTGCGCCGATTACCGCCTCAAATGCATTGGCTAAAATCTGTAAATGCGCTCGCTCTGAGCCGTTTTTCTCGCCCTTTGACATACGAATCAGCGGACCATAACCCAACTTATCACCAGCGTCACCAATACTTTCCGTTCGTACCAAAGCTGCCCGCCAAGCAGTCAAAATTCCCTCTGGCTCAGAAAAATGCGTAAACAAATATTCTGTTACTGCCAATTCCAAAACCGCATCACCTAAGAATTCCAAGCGCTCATTGTGGTGATGAACGGATTTTCGATGCTCATTCACATAGCTACGGTGAGTCAAAGCTGTAATCAGCAAATCCAAATTCGTAAATTCAAAACCTAATTTTTCGCGCGCAAAATCTTGATACGGCGCAGTGTTCATTCCGTTCATTTATAAGTTCTCCTGTCTAATTCGTTTCATTGCCAAAAGAATCAGCTTGCCAATATCTTCATATTCAACTTCATCCAGCGCCTCATGAAAACTAAACCATTTAAGACCATTCATCCACTCTTCCTTTTGGAGTTTCTCATTAGGATCCAGCGCCTTAACTAGATAAACTTGCGTTGTCATCAATACCAATTTATCGATTCGACGATAACGAAAATTCACCTTTCCTAGCCAGCCGTGCAGTTCAATTTTCTTCAGCCCAGTTTCCTCGCCGATTTCCCTACGAGCCGTCACTTGAGCTGTTTCACCTGGCTCAATGTGCCCTTTGGGAATTGTCCAGCGATCGCGAGCGTCCTGATAAAGCAAAAATTCTGCCTCGCCCTTTTTATTACGACGAAAAATCACGCCACCGGCAGTTGGCTCGCGCACAATTTCCTGAATCAATGGCTTCTTGCTGCCACCAAAATATTTTTTTATCTTATCAAAGTTGCTTGTTCTCACTGTCGGACTCCTCCACGAGAGTACGGAGTGCCGTGCCAAGCACGCCATTCACAAACTTACCCGAGTTATCCGAACCGAACGCTTTTGCTAACTCTACTGCTTCGTTAATCACCACTTTTGGTGGAACGGTATCTGCACAATATAGCAATTCATATAAACCAATTCTAAGTACTGCCCGATCAATTCGCGGCAACTGACTAATAGGCCATTCTGGCGCCAATGGCTGCAATTTCTCGTCCAATTGACTCTGCGTCGAAAGCACGCCACTGATCAAATTATCGATAAATTCAATATCGTCAACCGATGATTTATATTCAGCCAAATTACGCTTTAAAATAGTCTTATAATCAACATCGCTATCACCAACCTCTTTGCGAAATTCATGTTCATAAAGTGTTTGCAGTGCGACAATTCGTCCCAAATGACGGTTTGATGCCATTATTAAGCGTCCTGTTCGTAATTATTATTTTGTTGTTTTACCGGTTTCACGCTTGGTCGTCTTCACTTTAACTGGTGAAGTTGCGTTAACACGACGTGCCAATTTTAATACCAAGTGGCTGCGACGAAGACCAGTTTTACGTGGGCTACTCTGTTTCTTAGGTTGTGCCATAATTTATTCTCCTCTTTTAGGTTGTCATAAAACTTACGTACCATTATACCTTTTTTATTAGACAATCTCAAGAGCCTGTCTGCAAATTAGATAATAATATTGACTTTTTATGTCGTTTATGGTAATATAGCAAACATGAACACGGAACGATTTACATCACAAAACAACAATGAAGACGACAGATCTGTAATAGAAATACCAAAATCTGTAGTTAAAATCGGTGCAGTAGCATTAGCCGCGTTAGGATTGGCTGGAGCTGCAAACGCCCTAGGCTTATTTCATAGTCCTAAATCACCAGAAAAAGGACCAAGCCCTGCACACCAAGTAGCTCAAGTTGTAGAGAATTACAGCAATGGAGTCATCACGGAGCTGCCAGAAGACACAGAAATTCACACTGTCACGCTTGAAGAAGGAGAAAATCCGACTTCGGTAGCCGAAACAGCCATGAAAGAATACAACGAAGAAAATCCTGAGAATAAGATAGATCCTAATGAGGCAAGAAGCTCCATATACGAAACTGCTGTCTACATGAAAGATCTCTACAAAAACAAGACTGGCGACTCAGAGGTCCAACCAGGATCTACTGTCAACATTGCCATAGGTGACATAAACGGTGACGGAAAGCCAAGCATAGCCATAACGAAAATAGAAGACAAATCTAAATAGACCGTCTTCTAAACCACGATATTCACCAACTTACCTGGAACATAAACCATCTTTTTAGGTGGTTTATTGTTTGTGAATTTCTGGACATTTTCGTCAGCTAGAGCCGCTTCTTCAACACCCTGATTGTCCATATCACTCGGCAGTTCAAGTTTTGCACGAAGCTTGCCGTTCACTTGAACTATAATAGTCATCGTATCGCTCTTTAGATATTTTTCATCCCACTTCGGCCAGTGACTAACATGAACCGTATCATCATGACCCATTTCACGCCACAATTCCTCTGTGATATGCGGAGCAAAAGGCGCCAAAATCTGAATCAAACTTTCTAACGCAAATCGCCACTCGTCCGACATGTCAATTCCATGCGATTCTTTTATCTTATACAGGCCATTGACCATTTCCATCATCGAAGCCACAGCCGTGTTAAACTTCTCATCTTCAATGTCGCGAGTAACTTTTTTAATTGTCGAGTGAGTTAATCGCAATAATTCTTGAGCTGTTTTTTCATTCGCGTCAAGAGAGTCGTTTGGATCCTTATCAACGAACTCCTGAACCAAATTCCATGCTCGGTTTAAGAATCGATAAGTTCCCGGAACGCCACGAGGATCCCATGGCGCATCCATATCATAAGGCGCGATGAACATTTCGTAAACTCGCAGCGCATCAGCGCCATATCCACTGTCCATAATCTCCATTGGATCAATAACGTTGCCCTTAGACTTGGACATTTTCTGACCGTCTGGTGCCATAATGTAGGCATTGTACATCATTCGCTTAAAAGGTTCTGGAGTCGGAACGAGACCGAGCTTATAGAAAAATCGCATCCAGAAACGACTGTATAGCAAGTGAGCCACGGCGTGATCAGCACCATTGTAATAATCAACCGGCATCCAATGGTTAATTCTCTCAGGATTCCATGCTTCATTATCGTTGTGTGGGTCGAGATATCGTAAGAAATACCAACTAGAACAAGCATAGCCATCCAAAGTGTCAGTCTCGCGCCGACCTTCTACCCAATTGTCGCCGTCAGGCTTATTTTCTGTAATCGGTACAGTTTTTCCAGTTTCAACATCCACCCAAACTCGCACCCAATCATCAACCTGGGCCAAAACGGAAGTATTACCGCCCGTTGGCTTAAAGTTCTCCACCTCTGGCAAAATCACCGGCAAGCATTCATCAGCCACGGCAATTGGCGCACGGCCATCAACATGAACAATTGGAATCGGAGCACCCCAATAGCGCTGACGAGAAATCAACCAATCGCGCATTTTATACGTGGTTTTGCTTCGCCCAGAATTCTGCTGCTCCAGCCACGCAACAATTTGCTCGCGAGCATCCTCACTCCTAGTCCCATTGAATTGACCAGAATTTATCAACTCACCTTCACCAGAATAACAGCCAGCATCGGCTGAATGCTCAGGCTTATCAATAACCTGGATAATCGGCAAATCAAACTTCTCGGCAAACGCAAAATCGCGCTCGTCGTGCGCTGGCACCGCCATGACTGCGCCGGTTCCATAGCCACCCAAAACATAATCCGCCACCCAGATTGGCAATTTTTGACCATTAACTGGGTTTATGACATAACTGCCAGTAAATACGCCCGTTTTCTCTTTATTCTCTTGGCGCTCAACATCCGATTTTTGTTGCGAAGCTTGGATATACGCTTCAACCTTTTCGCGCGTATCAGAATTGACCAACTGAGAAATCAGAGGATGCTCCGGCGCCAAAGCTACATACGTCGCGCCAAATAACGTGTCAGGACGAGTTGTAAAAACTGTAATCTTGGAATCTTGACCACTAACCGCAAATTCAACTTCCGCGCCAACTGATCGACCAATCCAATTTTTCTGCATGGTTTTAACCATTTCCGTCCAATCAAGCGCATCGGTTGCCTCTAAAATTTCATCTGCATACGCCGTAATTCGGAAAAACCACTGCTTGAGATTTCGCTTGGTTACAGGATTACCACAGCGCCAACATTTGCCACCTTCAACCTGTTCGTTAGCAAGCACTGTGTTATCAGTTTCGCACCACCATTGCGGCTGCTCTTTTTGATATGCCAAATCGTGCTTGTATAATTGCGCAAAAATCCACTGAGTCCATTTGTAATATTCTGGATCAGCTGTAGAAATTTCTTTTGTCCAATCATAACTAAACCCAAGTCGCTTCAATTGCTCCTTAAAGTGAACTTTCGCCTCATCGTGCGCCACACGCGGCGTTTTTCCGACTTTAATAGCGTAGTTTTCAACCGGCAGACCAAAGCTGTCCCAGCCGATTGGATGATAGACATTATAGCCCTGCTGACGCTTAAATCGTGCTTTGATGTCGGCAAATTGAAAAGTACGACCGTGACCAATGTGAATTCCCGCCCCTGTAATCCCCGGAAGCATGCTCAAACTGTAATATTTCGGCCGAGTCGTGCCATTAAAATCAACCGCGTAAGTACCGTCAGCCTCCCATCTGTTTTGCCATTTTTGTTCAATTTCTGTCGGATTATAGCGTCTCATATCCGTAATTATAGCAAATAATCCCGCTCATTACGAACGGGATTATTATTAGTCAATTAAGCTATTTACCTAGTCGAGGTTGATGACAATCCGCTCGAATACCCTTCCATAAAACCTTCTATAAACTCTTTCAAGCTCTCAGCACTCGAAGGAACCTTGATTTCTTCAGATTTATTCACATTGATGTCAAATGAAATTTCTACAGAAGCCTTCTTATCATTACCCTTAAGCTCTACAGCCTTCAGTTCATGAGATGACCTATCAACCCACACCTTCAATGAAGATTCGTCAATAGATGTCGATTCGTCATTACTATCGTAGCCATTCGATTTTCCACACTTACCGAGCGCCTTACCGACTGATGAATTCTTAAACTCTTCCTCAAATTTTGACGAATTAGATTTATTATTACCTTGCAATTCAAAGCCGCGTCCGCCGTTACGATCACTAATCTTTGAATCTTTTATAGTGAATAAACTATTCTTTTGATAAATCTGAGCCAATTCCTTACGTGCACTTTCGTCACTTTGGATTTTCTTCAGAGCGTTAATTCCACACTTGTATTCGCTACCGATTTCATCTGGAGAAATCTTCATCCACGTGTCACTCATTTTATCTATCTCAGAACCCATCTTCTCCAATGTCTGATCACGGTAAGTTTCTATTTGAGATCTTGATAGGTTTCCGCCAGACGAAGACTCCATAACTATCTCAAGCAAAGTACCATACAAATCCTTAAAGTTATTTATCTTCACATATATCATTCCGTCACTATCAAGAACCGCATCACCCTTAAGAGGGATATTTTTCTCAACTCCCTTAACATTAAGCTTAGCGTCAATACTAGCCTTTGACTTTCCCGACTCAGTAGCAGTCTTTACGTTTAGTTCTATTTTTCCTTGGTCGCGCATGTCAATAACCACCTTACCGTCGGCAGTCATCTTCTTTGCCATAATAGCATTAGACACAGCGTCCGTAACCATCTTTTCTGGATTCTGCCACCACAAGAAATAAACTAGCACAGCAGAAATAATAGCAATAAGAGCTATAACTCCCAGCACTATGCCAATTATCAATCCAGTTTTCTTCTTTTTTGGTTGCATCGGCACGCTGTTATATTGCGGCTGCGGTGCAGGTTGATTGCCTTGATCCATATTCCCCCTTGTTTTATATACCTTGAATTTAATATATCACATTAATCTTTAAACTGTGAGAAAAATTGGTTTTTCCTAGCAATCCACTCCGGCGTTTGCCTGACCAAGTATTTATCGTCCTCAGTGCTATGAAGGTTGATTTTTATAGATTCCTCTAGCCATACGCCGCCACTTGAACCCTTAAATAACGCGACGCCTTCAGACTTCAATTTGTCGCGCACGAAAGACCCAGCCTCGATGGCATTCTTACATTCCTTCACCTGACAACCTCTTTGGCGTGCGGCCGGCGCCAAATATTGATTAGCTTTCTCACCAACCGTCACAACCCAATCCAACAAATCCGGACTACAATGAGAACCAAGTTCAGCGTGAGCTTGTTCGAAAATTCCCTTTAAGCCATTCATGTTGCCAAGTACAGCAATTCGCTGCGGAGTCTCAATTCGATACAAAGACTGTAAAGCCGCCAAGGCAGTCAACGGCGTCGAACTATAGCTATCATCAATCAACCAAGTATTGTCCGCGCCCTTCAGCAAATTCATCCTGCCAGGCAGTGGACGTAAATTCTCTATACCCTTTTTTATATTCTCCTCAGTTTCACCAAACGCATAACCAATAGCCGCCGCCACAATCGCTGGACGAATATTATGCTCGCCAATTAGCTTAACATTGACCTCTAATCCGTTAGGATTTTCTGGCGACATAATAAAGCCGTGATGTCCATCTTTCAGAGAAAAATTACGATCGTCAAAATTATACTCCGCCACTGGATCACTTCCGTACGTAGTGATATTAGGATTCGTCAAAAAACTAGCAAAACGCCCGTCAATATCATCACGATTTATCATCGCCATTCGTGAGAAATTCGCCAGCGAAATCATCTCATTCGCCACTTCCTCCAAGGAATATTCAACCTGCATTCGACCATTTGTCACAGAAGTTACAACCGTAATATCCGGCACAACGTAAGCCTTAAACCAATCGTTATAGCCAAGTTCCTTTGGATTAAATTCCTGAACAATCACTTGAACTTCCGGTTTTTCAGCCTTAATCCTCTTCTTTACGGCGCGCATCACCTTCCACCATTTGAAAAGACCTTTTTCAGGCATCTTCACGCCCATCATTTGAAGGAAAACATCAGCTTTCGTTTTCGGCTCTTCATTGCGAAGTTGAATATCAAATTGCTGCGCCAAAACAGTACCGATAGCTATTTTCGCACTAGCCTTTCCAGCGCTACCAGTTATCGCCACAAGCTTCACTTCTGGATGAACAGCAAAAAATTCTCGCACTAATTTTGCTAGTTTTTCTTCCCTCTTTTTTGAAACAGTAACCATAACTATATCATACCATAAGCATTATAGAAGAGCTGCTACGCGCCCACCCGGGGCATATTTGAATATGTGTTTGTCTTTCAATTGGCAAGCATAGGAGAATGCCCCTATGCGTAC contains the following coding sequences:
- the rnc gene encoding ribonuclease III, with the protein product MNGMNTAPYQDFAREKLGFEFTNLDLLITALTHRSYVNEHRKSVHHHNERLEFLGDAVLELAVTEYLFTHFSEPEGILTAWRAALVRTESIGDAGDKLGYGPLIRMSKGEKNGSERAHLQILANAFEAVIGAIYLERGFDDARDFIHKHIIVKLDGILESGSWRDPKSYLQEISQRVDNQTPVYKVLSEEGPDHDKVFTLGVFVGDNMMGRGIGPSKQVAQQQAARAAIAKYKESGEK
- a CDS encoding NUDIX hydrolase, with protein sequence MRTSNFDKIKKYFGGSKKPLIQEIVREPTAGGVIFRRNKKGEAEFLLYQDARDRWTIPKGHIEPGETAQVTARREIGEETGLKKIELHGWLGKVNFRYRRIDKLVLMTTQVYLVKALDPNEKLQKEEWMNGLKWFSFHEALDEVEYEDIGKLILLAMKRIRQENL
- the nusB gene encoding transcription antitermination factor NusB, producing MASNRHLGRIVALQTLYEHEFRKEVGDSDVDYKTILKRNLAEYKSSVDDIEFIDNLISGVLSTQSQLDEKLQPLAPEWPISQLPRIDRAVLRIGLYELLYCADTVPPKVVINEAVELAKAFGSDNSGKFVNGVLGTALRTLVEESDSENKQL
- the leuS gene encoding leucine--tRNA ligase, which gives rise to MRRYNPTEIEQKWQNRWEADGTYAVDFNGTTRPKYYSLSMLPGITGAGIHIGHGRTFQFADIKARFKRQQGYNVYHPIGWDSFGLPVENYAIKVGKTPRVAHDEAKVHFKEQLKRLGFSYDWTKEISTADPEYYKWTQWIFAQLYKHDLAYQKEQPQWWCETDNTVLANEQVEGGKCWRCGNPVTKRNLKQWFFRITAYADEILEATDALDWTEMVKTMQKNWIGRSVGAEVEFAVSGQDSKITVFTTRPDTLFGATYVALAPEHPLISQLVNSDTREKVEAYIQASQQKSDVERQENKEKTGVFTGSYVINPVNGQKLPIWVADYVLGGYGTGAVMAVPAHDERDFAFAEKFDLPIIQVIDKPEHSADAGCYSGEGELINSGQFNGTRSEDAREQIVAWLEQQNSGRSKTTYKMRDWLISRQRYWGAPIPIVHVDGRAPIAVADECLPVILPEVENFKPTGGNTSVLAQVDDWVRVWVDVETGKTVPITENKPDGDNWVEGRRETDTLDGYACSSWYFLRYLDPHNDNEAWNPERINHWMPVDYYNGADHAVAHLLYSRFWMRFFYKLGLVPTPEPFKRMMYNAYIMAPDGQKMSKSKGNVIDPMEIMDSGYGADALRVYEMFIAPYDMDAPWDPRGVPGTYRFLNRAWNLVQEFVDKDPNDSLDANEKTAQELLRLTHSTIKKVTRDIEDEKFNTAVASMMEMVNGLYKIKESHGIDMSDEWRFALESLIQILAPFAPHITEELWREMGHDDTVHVSHWPKWDEKYLKSDTMTIIVQVNGKLRAKLELPSDMDNQGVEEAALADENVQKFTNNKPPKKMVYVPGKLVNIVV
- a CDS encoding glutamate ligase domain-containing protein; its protein translation is MVTVSKKREEKLAKLVREFFAVHPEVKLVAITGSAGKASAKIAIGTVLAQQFDIQLRNEEPKTKADVFLQMMGVKMPEKGLFKWWKVMRAVKKRIKAEKPEVQVIVQEFNPKELGYNDWFKAYVVPDITVVTSVTNGRMQVEYSLEEVANEMISLANFSRMAMINRDDIDGRFASFLTNPNITTYGSDPVAEYNFDDRNFSLKDGHHGFIMSPENPNGLEVNVKLIGEHNIRPAIVAAAIGYAFGETEENIKKGIENLRPLPGRMNLLKGADNTWLIDDSYSSTPLTALAALQSLYRIETPQRIAVLGNMNGLKGIFEQAHAELGSHCSPDLLDWVVTVGEKANQYLAPAARQRGCQVKECKNAIEAGSFVRDKLKSEGVALFKGSSGGVWLEESIKINLHSTEDDKYLVRQTPEWIARKNQFFSQFKD